In Trifolium pratense cultivar HEN17-A07 linkage group LG7, ARS_RC_1.1, whole genome shotgun sequence, a genomic segment contains:
- the LOC123894442 gene encoding uncharacterized protein LOC123894442, whose translation MVKIHYSVKLCGFSTVGNPATVESRKDLGEYLKLAVKDQHTAEYIQGLLNFNDKKNLKTQKPNINVYGDKEIDAKENKEVIQDFESRPNGFLYHGIDAEEKKGAIKDFEPRPNEWFPLSWDRCEENKGAIKDFEPRPNGFLYHGTDAEEKKGAIKDLEPRPNGFLYHGIDAEEKKGAIKDFEPRPNGFLYHGTDAEEKKGAKDFEPRPNGFLYHGTAAEEKKGAIKDFEPRPNGFVYHGTDAEEKKGAIKDFEPRPNGFVYHGTDAEENKGAIRDFEPRPNGFVYHGTDAEEKKGAIKYFEPRHNGFLYHGTDAEEKKGAIKDFEPRPNGFLYHGTDAEEKKGAIKDFEPRPNGFLYHGTDAEEKKGAIKDFEPRPNGFLYHGTDAEENKGAIKDFEPRPNAFVYHETDAEEKKGAIKDFEPRPNAFLYHGIDAEEKKGAIKDFEPRPNGFLYHGTDAEENKGAIKDFEPRPNGFLYHGTDAEEKKGAIKDFEQTPNGFLYHGTDAEEKKGAIKDFKPRPNAFLYHGIDAEENKGAIKDFEPRPNGFLYHGIDADEKKGAIKDFELKPTVSSNEENYIDVM comes from the exons ATGGTAAAGATTCATTACAGTGTTAAACTGTGTGGTTTTTCAACTGTAGGAAATCCAG CAACGGTAGAATCAAGAAAGGATCTAGGAGAATACTTGAAACTTGCTGTGAAAGACCAACACACGGCAGAATATATTCAAGGACTCCTTAACTTCAACGATAAAAAGAATCTCAAGACACAAAAACCTAATATTAATGTTTATGGAGATAAGGAAATTGATGCGAAGGAAAACAAAGAAGTCATTCAAGATTTTGAATCAAGACCTAATGGTTTCCTTTATCATGGAATAGATGCAGAGGAAAAGAAAGGAGCCATCAAAGATTTTGAACCAAGACCTAATG AATGGTTTCCTTTATCATGGGACAGATGCGAGGAAAACAAAGGAGCcattaaagattttgaaccaaGACCTAATGGTTTCCTTTATCATGGGACAGATGCAGAGGAAAAGAAAGGAGCCATTAAAGATTTAGAACCAAGACCTAATGGTTTTCTTTATCATGGGATAGATGCAGAGGAAAAGAAAGGAGCcattaaagattttgaaccaaGACCTAATGGTTTTCTTTATCATGGGACAGATGCAGAGGAAAAGAAAGGAGCCAAAGATTTTGAACCAAGACCTAATGGTTTTCTTTATCATGGGACAGCTGCAGAGGAAAAGAAAGGAGCcattaaagattttgaaccaaGACCTAATGGTTTTGTTTATCATGGGACAGATGCAGAGGAAAAGAAAGGAGCcattaaagattttgaaccaaGACCTAATGGTTTCGTTTATCATGGGACAGATGCAGAGGAAAACAAAGGAGCCATTAGAGATTTTGAACCAAGACCTAATGGTTTCGTTTATCATGGGACAGATGCAGAGGAAAAGAAAGGAGCCATTAAATATTTTGAACCAAGACATAATGGTTTCCTTTATCATGGGACAGATGCAGAGGAAAAGAAAGGAGCcattaaagattttgaaccaaGACCTAATGGTTTTCTTTATCATGGGACAGATGCAGAGGAAAAGAAAGGAGCcattaaagattttgaaccaaGACCTAATGGTTTTCTTTATCATGGGACAGATGCAGAGGAAAAGAAAGGAGCcattaaagattttgaaccaaGACCTAATGGTTTCCTTTATCATGGGACAGATGCAGAGGAAAACAAAGGAGCcattaaagattttgaaccaaGACCTAATGCTTTCGTTTATCATGAGACAGATGCAGAGGAAAAGAAAGGAGCcattaaagattttgaaccaaGACCTAATGCTTTCCTTTATCATGGGATAGATGCAGAGGAAAAGAAAGGAGCcattaaagattttgaaccGAGACCTAATGGTTTCCTTTATCATGGGACAGATGCAGAGGAAAACAAAGGAGCcattaaagattttgaaccaaGACCTAATGGTTTCCTTTATCATGGGACAGATGCAGAGGAAAAGAAAGGAGCCATTAAAGATTTTGAACAAACACCTAATGGTTTCCTTTATCATGGGACAGATGCAGAGGAAAAGAAAGGAGCCATTAAAGATTTTAAACCAAGACCTAATGCTTTCCTTTATCATGGGATAGATGCAGAGGAAAACAAAGGAGCcattaaagattttgaaccaaGACCTAATGGTTTCCTTTATCATGGGATAGATGCAGATGAAAAGAAAGGAGCCATTAAAGATTTTGAACTAAAACCCACGGTTTCTAGCAATGAAGAAAATTACATTGATGTTATGTAA
- the LOC123894609 gene encoding uncharacterized protein LOC123894609: MAKHGASGSYRPRKSRSQTPMPGDNSPRSSEDHSPNGSDEGDPRCPLSADILRKRVPKGFERPPTLPAYDGLTDPDDHIANVNANLDFRNISGAIRCRLFPTTLRKGAMAWYQSLPPQSIHSWRDLTEQFSRHFTASRKHPKTVHALEAIYQAEDETLRNFVERFNKEAVQVETTDDMKKYLLQRGLRPGSDFAKAVGIEKPPTWDDLLLKAQKYIDYEEVQAADVARLARPGSSHPARESTHRNDDRGSDRGHDRGGDRGGERGRDRRRGERREPRGPPSTFATYTQLVKSRGEIFAEVHISEFDRANVKQPKPTPLKPGQDKNRYCRYHKSYGHRTDDCIQLKDAIEIMIKNGQLRQFVKRNNDPRPETAETRAVEEVPPQPAGQKNAKQIAMSVSRPEDLAIPSDFEDTYTGRP, from the exons ATGGCCAAGCATGGCGCGTCGGGCAGCTATCGTCCTCGCAAATCTCGCAGTCAAACGCCCATGCCCGGCGATAATTCTCCCCGGTCTTCCGAGGACCATTCTCCCAATGGGAGCGACGAGGGTGATCCCCGATGCCCCCTGTCCGCAGACATTCTGAGGAAGCGTGTTCCAAAGGGCTTCGAGAGACCTCCTACGCTCCCCGCGTACGATGGCTTGACCGACCCCGACGATCACATAGCCAATGTGAACGCTAACCTGGATTTCAGGAACATTAGCGGTGCCATTAGGTGCAGACTGTTCCCAACCACGCTGAGGAAGGGAGCAATGGCATGGTACCAAAGCCTGCCCCCTCAATCCATCCATTCATGGAGGGATCTGACTGAACAGTTTTCcagacacttcactgcttcccgcaagcatcCAAAGACTGTGCACGCCTTGGAGGCCATATACCAAGCCGAGGATGAAACTCTCCGCAATTTCGTCGAGAGGTTCAATAAAGAGGCTGTGCAAGTCGAAACAACCGACGATATGAAAAAATACTTGCTGCAGAGGGGCCTTCGCCCGGGCAGCGATTTTGCTAAAGCTGTGGGCATAGAAAAACCACCCACCTGGGACGACCTCCTCCTAAAAGCTCAAAAGTACATCGACTACGAGGAGGTCCAGGCAGCTGATGTCGCTCGCCTTGCCCGACCTGGAAGCAGCCACCCTGCCCGCGAGTCCACCCACAGGAACGATGACAGGGGAAGCGACCGGGGACATGATAGAGGCGGCGATCGGGGCGGCGAGAGGGGCAGAGACAGAAGGAGGGGTGAAAGACGAGAGCCTCGTGGTCCTCCAAGCACATTCGCCACCTACACCCAACTCGTCAAATCACGGGGAGAGATATTCGCTGAGGTTCACATCTCTGAGTTCGACAGAGCAAATGTGAAACAACCAAAGCCAACCCCCCTAAAACCCGGCCAAGACAAAAATAGGTATTGCAGATACCACAAGAGTTATGGTCACAGGACCGACGACTGCATCCAActgaaggatgctattgaaaTCATGATCAAAAACGGACAACTAAGACAGTTCGTGAAAAGAAACAATGACCCTCGACCCGAAACCGCGGAGACTCGCGCGGTCGAGGAGGTCCCTCCACAGCCAGCCGGGCAGAAAAACGCCAAGCAGATAGCTATGAGCGTATCCCGGCCAGAAGATTTGGCTATCCCCAGCGATTTTGAGGACACCTATACTG gacggcCATAG
- the LOC123894611 gene encoding uncharacterized protein LOC123894611: MVRSDTADRRRWNSESSGMFSVKSVHLFLQSRLELFITEPGLLDALHKLWKNDIPSKVGVFGWRLLLDKLPTRAALASKGILSNYHDLPCVFCFQAVEDINHLFFSCYKVLDVWRQVYSWMGFDPNYHVEGWKHFLAFGSLVKSKKGMKVKHLVWLATTWCLWRMRNNILFRGDVADFFGVFDHIKFISWLWFSGRAGRNSGYVYPNWCINPLCCLKSI, encoded by the coding sequence ATGGTGCGTTCAGATACAGCAGATAGAAGGCGCTGGAATTCTGAAAGTTCAGGTATGTTTAGCGTAAAATCTGTGCATCTCTTCTTGCAATCTAGGCTTGAACTGTTTATTACCGAACCGGGTTTATTGGATGCTTTACATAAATTGTGGAAGAATGATATCCCCTCTAAGGTTGGTGTGTTTGGATGGCGCTTACTCTTAGACAAATTACCTACCCGAGCGGCTTTAGCCTCAAAAGGTATTTTGTCTAATTATCACGATTTGCCTTGCGTCTTCTGTTTTCAAGCCGTAGAGGACATCAATCATCTTTTCTTTAGTTGTTATAAGGTTCTAGATGTCTGGAGGCAAGTATATTCTTGGATGGGTTTTGATCCAAATTACCATGTAGAAGGATGGAAACATTTTTTGGCTTTTGGTTCTCTTGTTAAATCTAAAAAAGGTATGAAGGTGAAACATTTAGTTTGGTTGGCAACAACTTGGTGCTTATGGCGTATGCGAAACAATATTTTGTTTAGAGGAGATGTTGCTGATTTTTTTGGTGTGTTTGATCATATTAAGTTCATTTCTTGGCTTTGGTTTAGTGGTAGAGCAGGGCGAAATTCAGGATATGTGTATCCAAATTGGTGCATCAATCCTCTATGTTGTTTAAAAAGCATTTGA